A section of the Echeneis naucrates chromosome 12, fEcheNa1.1, whole genome shotgun sequence genome encodes:
- the nln gene encoding neurolysin, mitochondrial has protein sequence MCALRVAAARTLRSLSKPVMRMTIQNRPVAPARDCSQAGNRRNALRWDLAPDEIRTMTDRVISGVKKVYDDIGSLSPENVSVENTLKALAHADLDYASSRYVLGFPQYVFPSKEVRSASTEADKKLSDFDVEMTMREDVFTRITALQKNLKENLTPEEKRFLDRRVALGKRRGLHLSKEVQEEIKRTSKLISELSIEFNKNLNEDNTYLVFSEYELGGLAHSYLNGLERTANGQYKVTLEYPHYYPLMKRCHNPETRRKMETAFHSRCKEVNTAILEQLIHLRAKMADLLGYSSHANYVLEINMAKNASNVSDFLDTFYETLKPIGIKERKYILALKKRECLMKGYQFDGQINAWDLPYYMNQVEQCKFAVNKDKLIEYFPLDVVTKGLFGIYQELLGLTFTEIVNAHVWHEDVKLYSAHDTDTGEEIGQFYLDLHPREGKFGHAACFGLQPGCRGPDGNRCLPVAAMVANFTKPRKDMPCLLQHHEVETYFHEFGHVMHELCSKTTFSEFSGTLVETDFVEVPSQMLENWVWEKEPLRRMSGHYKDGSPIPDNLLDKLITSRVANTGLMNLRQVVLSKVDQSLHTSSHADTAEVFAKHCQEILGVPATPGTNMTASFSHLAGGYDGQYYSYLWSEVYSMDIYFSRFKKEGIMNPKVGKEYRRVILEAGGSVDGIDMLKTFLGRVPCQDAFFQCKGLNKSQETQPL, from the exons ATGTGTGCGTTAAGAGTGGCAGCGGCCCGCACGCTCCGCAG ccTGTCAAAACCTGTGATGAGAATGACCATCCAGAACAGACCCGTGGCTCCTGCCAGAGACTGCTCTCAGGCAGGAAATAGGAGAAACGCACTGAGATGGGATCTGGCTCCAGATGAGATCCGGACCATGACTGACAGGGTGATTAGTGGAGTCAAGAAGGTCTACGACGACATCGGATCTCTGAGCCCAGAAAACGTCTCTGTTGAAAACACCCTGAAAGCTTTGGCTCACGCCGACCTGGATTATGCAT CGTCACGTTATGTTCTTGGTTTCCCGCAGTACGTGTTTCCGTCTAAGGAGGTTCGGTCAGCGAGCACAGAGGCAGACAAAAAACTGTCCGACTTCGACGTGGAGATGACTATGAGGGAGGATGTGTTCACGCGAATTACTGCCTTGCAG aaaaatctCAAAGAAAATCTCACGCCTGAAGAAAAGAGATTCTTAGACAGACGTGTTGCGTTAGGCAAGCGTAGAGGACTCCACCTGTCTAAAGAGGTACAAGAG gaaataaagagaacTTCCAAGCTTATTAGTGAACTCTCCATCGAGTTTAACAAGAATTTGAATGAGGACAATACATATCTTGTCTTCTCAGAGTACGAATTGG GTGGATTAGCTCATAGTTATCTGAATGGTCTGGAGAGGACAGCCAATGGGCAGTATAAAGTGACACTTGAGTATCCTCATTACTACCCCTTGATGAAGAGGTGTCATAATCCTGAGACCAGGAGGAAGATGGAAACGGCTTTTCACAGCAGGTGTAAAGAG GTAAACACAGCGATCCTGGAACAGCTGATACATCTGAGGGCAAAGATGGCAGACTTACTTGGTTATAGCAGCCATGCGAACTACGTGCTGGAAATTAACATGGCCAAGAATGCAAGCAATGTGTCTGACTTTCTAG ATACTTTCTATGAAACACTAAAGCCCATTGGAATAAAGGAGAGGAAGTACATTCTTGCACTCAAAAAGAGGGAGTGCTTGATGAAAGGCTACCAGTTTGATGGGCAGATCAACGCCTGGGACTTGCCCTACTACATGAACCAAGTGGAGCAATGCAAGTTCGCTGTGAACAAGGACAAACTGATTGAGTATTTCCCACTTGACGTGGTGACAAAGGGGCTGTTTGGTATTTACCAGGAGTTGCTGGGGCTCACATTCACAGAGATTGTTAATGCTCATGTTTGGCACGAAGATGTCAAGCTTTACTCCGCTCACGACACTGATACTGGGGAAGAGATTGGCCAGTTCTACTTGGACTTGCATCCAAG GGAAGGAAAGTTTGGCCATGCAGCCTGCTTTGGACTTCAGCCTGGTTGCAGAGGTCCTGATGGAAATCGCTGCCTCCCAGTAGCAGCTATGGTGGCCAATTTTACCAAACCCAGAAAAGACATGCCGTGTCTTCTCCAACACCATGAAGTGGAAACTTACTTCCATGAATTTGGTCATGTGATGCACGAGCTGTGCTCTAAG acCACTTTTTCAGAATTCAGTGGAACGCTGGTGGAGACGGACTTTGTGGAGGTGCCCTCACAGATGCTTGAGAACTGGGTTTGGGAGAAGGAACCACTGAGAAGAATGTCAGGCCACTACAAGGACGGCAGCCCAATCCCAGACAACCTGCTCGACAAACTAATCACCTCCAGAGTAGCCAACACTG GTCTGATGAACCTCCGTCAGGTGGTGCTCAGTAAAGTGGACCAGTCACTGCACACTAGTTCTCATGCAGACACAGCTGAGGTGTTTGCAAAGCACTGCCAGGAAATCTTGGGCGTTCCTGCTACACCAG GCACGAATATGACCGCCAGTTTCAGCCACCTAGCTGGAGGATACGATGGCCAGTACTATAGCTATCTGTGGAGTGAGGTCTACTCGATGGACATTTATTTCAGCCGTTTTAAAAAAGAAGGCATTATGAATCCAAAG GTTGGAAAGGAGTACAGACGTGTAATTCTGGAAGCTGGAGGCTCTGTGGATGGAATAGACATGCTGAAAACCTTTCTTGGACGTGTACCGTGCCAGGATGCTTTCTTTCAATGCAAGGGACTAAATAAATCTCAGGAAACCCAACCACTGTAA
- the sgtb gene encoding small glutamine-rich tetratricopeptide repeat-containing protein beta produces the protein MAVEKRLAFSIVQFLRDQTHCGALNSDEQESLEVAIQCLETTFKISSSDCHLAVPQPLTEIFLNSMLKNDNLTMPETSPSPEDIERAEQLKNEGNNHMKEENYRCAVECYTKAIELDLRNAVYYCNRAAAHSKLGNYTEATGDCERAIGIDPTYSKAYGRMGLALTAMNKYPEAISYFKKALVLDPENDTYKSNLKIAEQKQKEATSPIAAGLGFDMASLINNPAFISMAASVMQNQQVQQLMSGMMSNAVGGPAAGVGGLSDISSLIEAGQQFAQQIQQQNPELIEQLRNHIRSRSFSGSAEEHS, from the exons ATGGCGGTGGAGAAACGCTTGGCATTCTCTATTGTGCAGTTCCTACGAGATCAAACACATTGTGGTGCTTTGAATTCTGATGAGCAGGAGAGCCTCGAAG TTGCGATACAGTGTTTGGAGACCACCTTCAAGATCAGCTCCAGTGACTGCCATCTTGCTGTGCCACAGCCTCTGACTGAGATATTCCTCAATTCCATGCTGAAG aATGACAATCTAACCATGCCAGAGACCTCCCCATCTCCAGAGGACATCGAGCGAGCGGAGCAGCTGAAGAATGAAG GGAACAATCACATGAAGGAAGAGAACTACAGGTGTGCAGTGGAGTGCTACACAAAGGCAATTGAGCTGGATCTAAGAAATGCTGTGTACTACTGCAATAG GGCTGCAGCTCACAGTAAACTGGGAAATTATACAGAGGCGACTGGCGATTGCGAGAGAGCCATTGGGATTGATCCTACCTACAGTAAAGCTTATGGAAGGATGGG GTTGGCTTTGACAGCCATGAACAAGTATCCGGAAGCAATTTCCTATTTTAAGAAAGCTTTGGTCTTAGACCCCGAAAACGACACCTACAAATCCAACCTGAAGATTGcagagcaaaagcaaaaagaagcaACCAGTcca ATAGCTGCAGGATTGGGCTTTGACATGGCCAGTTTAATCAACAACCCTGCCTTCATCAGTATG GCTGCGAGCGTGATGCAGAACCAACAAGTGCAACAGCT TATGTCAGGAATGATGTCGAATGCAGTTGGGGGTCCTGCAGCGGGAGTCGGCGGACTGTCAGACATCTCCAGCTTGATTGAAGC GGGTCAACAGTTCGCCCAGCAGATCCAGCAGCAGAACCCAGAACTGATAGAGCAGTTGAGGAACCACATCCGGAGCCGCTCCTTCAGCGGCAGCGCAGAGGAGCACTCATGA